CACTGAATTTGAATCTCTCTGCAGCATATTTTTCCCTAAGAACCTTCCTCTCTCTCTGTCTCTGTGCTTCATGATAATAGTTggataaatttcatattttaataattttgccaaaactaataaaatacttttatagCTCTGTATTCAGAATTgatagcaaaaaaataaaaatcttggGTAAAGGTTTTATGTCACTATGTCTAATTAACCAAATCACATCCAATCTGTATCGTTAAACCGtcgtttattattttattattcggtttatcattttattattatttgtgggTGTtgtgagcatatatatatatatacatatatataagtagaTGACTCACAGGATtccgttttctttttctttcttttttatatttttttactagcGATTGCGTGAATTACTTAACCAGGAGCAGTTTACTAGGGTTTATCGCCTTATATTGTATACATACAGAATCCCTTCCCCTTGGGATTTTATTATATTAAGCAATCAATAAATAAGTCTCATTCTCAGTCTTTTCATCATATCATAGGCTTTGGCTTTGGAGTTTGCAAAAccaaagaagggttttcaatttTCAAGCTGCCTTCCACTTGTAATATCTTCTCCTAGGTTTTTCAGTTTTCTTTTGTCTATGGCTGCTTCTGATTCTGACGATGTGAACCTTGCCTATGACGATACTGCTGACGACTACTTCTATCTCGACGATACGGATGATGACTTACATCCACCCCAAGCCAGCGACAGCCTTGATGACGATCAACTCCAAGGCAGCGACAGCCATAATGACGATGATGACGATCTACTCCAAAACAGCGACTGGCATGATGACGGTGATCATGATTGTGACGATAACGATGATGGTGATGAGAATGcacttgaagaagatgaacatgatTCCCCAATATCTGGCCAAAACTATAGTGTTTTAACTGAAGCAGATATACGCCATCGTATAAAAGATAACATCGCTGAAGTCTCTTCTGTCCTGTCTATATCGAAAAACGAGGCAAGTAGCTTACTCCTTCACTATAATTGGAGtgttaataatatttttgatTCATGGTTTGCCGATGAAAAAGCAGCCCGTGAAAAGGCAGGCTTGTTTCTCGAACCCTTGATCGGGTCACCTGATCACGACAGCAGTATTTGTGTAATCTGCTTTGAAGATTACCCTTGTGATGGGACCAAGTCCACATCTTGTGGACATCGTTATTGCAATGATTGTTGGAGTTCCTACATTAAAACAGCCATTGCTGATGGCCCTCAAAGTTTATTGCTAACGTGTCCCCATCCATCTTGCCGTGCTGCTGTGGGTGAAGACATGGTGGGTTTGTTTGCGTCggagaaagagaaaaacaagTATTCTAGCTACATTGTTATGTCATATATTGAATCAAAAAAGATGATCAAGTGGTGTCCAGGCCCAGGCTGTGAAAACGCTATTGACTTTGTCGCCGGGAGTGAAAATCTTGATGTTTCTTGCCTTTGCTCCCATTCCTTTTGCTGGAATTGTACTCAAGATGCTCATCGTCCCGTGGACTGTGAAACCGTGACGAAATGGATGTCGAAGAACAGCTCGGAGTCTGAGAATGTAAATTACATACTAGCTTTTACCAAGCCTTGTCCCAAATGCAAAAGGCCAATTGAGAAAAACATGGGATGTTCGCATATGACATGTAGGGCGCCTTGCCTTTACGAGTTCTGCTGGCTCTGCCTTGGAGATTGGAAAAACCATGGCACTTGCAATCGTTTCAAGGGGAACCCCGAGGAGGAAAAAAGAGAAAAGGCGAAGCAATATGTGATGAAATACACCCATTACTTCGAACGTTGGGCCACCAATCAGAACTCAATGAAAAAGGGTGCTGCcgaattgcaaaaagtgcaaaccGAACAGATTGAGGTTCTTAGTCGTATTCAAGCACAACCTTTGGCTCAAATCAGTTTCGTAACAGAGGCCTGGAAACAGATAATCGAATGTAGGAGGGTACTTGCATGGACCTATGCATATGGTTTTTATTTGCCTGAGGAATGCGAGGCTAAAAGGAACTTGTTCGAGTACTTGCAAGGTCAGGCTGAGTCTGGCTTGGAGAGGCTTCACGATTGTGCGGAAAAGGAGCTGCTACCATACCTGAAAGACGAGATCTCGGTGGAGGGATTCATAGAGTTCCGAAAAAAGCTTACATTGCTTACCAGAGTGACTAGAAATTACTTTGACAACTTGGTTGCCGCCTTGCAGAATGGACTATCTGATGTAAACACAGGTTCGTCAAGTGTCTCAAAGAAACGAAAGTCGAATTGGGCTGCTGCTGCTGTTAATGCAGCTCCAGTCTTGGATACAAATATAAACGATAACTCTGCCACTGCCCCTGCGGCCGCTGCCAGTGCTATGGAACCATGGGCTTGTGCATATTGTTCCTACGAAAATCAGAGTTCTGCCACTAATTGTGCAATGTGTGGGCGAGGGTCTTGGACTTGTGATGTCTGTACTTATGCCAATTCCAGGACCTCGGCTACATGCGCAATGTGTACTGATGCACCGGGACCTTAGACGACTCCAAACAGGGTGAGTTTTAATTTATCTTTTCGTCATTTTGCTAGTTACAAAAATTTTAGGATTTCATCCATGGAGATGATGAGGAATTGTATTTCATGTTCCAGATTAACAAGGAATTGTATTTAAATAAAGAATATCTCTTTCTTCTATTTCATTTTCCAGATTTCATCCATAGCGATGATTTCATACATAACGCAATAGCATTTTATGTTGCAGATATGCGTACCAGTACCCCCACTTTAAATTTGCATAGTGGGATGCttgtataaattaatattttgagttgagTTTAATCAATTTGGGTAAGATTCACCaaagatttttcttctttttcaggGAAAGCTAATGGATTAATAACTCAGCACTAAAGTTTAATCTTTGTTTAGAATAGATTGAATGTACTGGAGGATTACCTTAATTAAATTGGTTCACTTGTAGCTCACTTCTCATGCAATTTGATTACCAAATACAATAACTGCTTTACAATGAATAGGAAGATTTGGTATTGGTTGAGCTGTGCCTATCGAATATCACATACCCCTTTCTTGGTTTATTAAATTCACGTGGTGCTTTTCAGGGCCCAGAAAAACCGTTCAAATCCAACCCATAATTCGGTTtgggtttttttataatttagtttcaTTAAACCGTtggattttagtttattttattggacactaaaaaattctaaaaaaatatttaaaaaaaaactcgaagTTAATACATAAATccatttaaaacttaaaacaaaactcattgtttttaaattctaaatatagtttctattctatttttacatattttataattaaattcatctCTTTTATCCTTATGATGTATTGTGTTCATTTTTCTCTTATTATTGTTCCTCTCCTTTCCTTATCATGTATTGTGTactttttttctctaaaattttagttatcattaaaaattttaacttttttctcttactcttaaaaattttaaaattttgattatcattattgattttttattgtaattatacattaagaattttaaaatataaataatttaacattacaCATCAAGAAtgctaaaacaaataattttaaatttgattaaaccTTTTACTATCTTCTGTGAATATTAAATGTGATTAAGTTAAGGTTGAATtagatttttaataaacatttataattatagattttataaattatttttaaataaatatattaattatttaacatTTGACTATTGAATGAAGATTGAGAGTGATTAGatttctaataaaaatttataattatagattttataaattatttttaaataaatatattaattgagattttatatataaatgtaaaaaaaattaaaattgttaaatagtgtctaataaatataaaacactCCTATTCAGTTTCTTTAAAAGAtattaatatgatttttatttattttataaaaaaacaaaaattgaattattgattaactgtttattgaattttttttttaaatatgaaattgaaggtTTTATTCATTGACAGTTCTACCATAACTTAACCTTAGAGAAGCATTAAAAAATGGGGAACCAAACAGACTCCTAAAGACACCGGCTAAGAAGTGATTGGCTCACAGCAAAATAgaatcaattttatttaaataaaatttaatatgaaaattcgATTTGAACTAATTAATTTAGTACAATTCGATAATAACCAATTTTCTATATCCACAAAATCCATGTACCCCTAATTTTGATGGGAGTGGACTGATCACTTCTTAGCCCATTTTTTAATACTCCTCTAAGATTAAGGATGATAGGAccttcaatttcatcaaaaatgaAAAACTTCAATAAATAGTTAATCAATAAttcgatttttttctttttatatatatttttataaaataagtaaataaaagtcatattaataataaagttgatttttttaaagaaaatgaaagtggAATAAATCATAGCTAATtcatttatgttaaattaaaattcgTTTAATCAATTATTATTACTCATgtgtgtattttatttttattggaaaagaaaaaaaaatgtttatttattatttaagttaaaccttcaacttctctttttctaaaaaattgaaACCCCTAAAACAGAAATGAAAGTAAGTCTTCATATCCTTTTTTTGCATGGTTTCCTTCTATTTTCTAGATACCCAAACCCTTCCTTAGTGTCAGCGTCTTGAAACATGATGAAGCATCAATAAAATAAGAGCATGCTaactcaaaaaggaaaaaaaagtgaaagagaTTTTCAGTAAAAGAATGTGTATGTCTTTTAACTATTCGTCTCCTCTTCTCTTTTAGAAACCAATcctttttaaaatcaatttttttagattcaaacctaacacgtctgatatattttttaattttaaatcctttttttacaatttatcttactattttatttgttttgaacaTCATcttgctattttattttaatatatatctaCATATATCTACTAATCACCTAAATGATATCATATTAATTCTAAAGTAAACCCTAATGAAATATTAATCTCTAATATCAATCTAATATTTATCCTATCATCTCACCTAattcaactttaaaaataaacctaaaaaattatttaaaattccaATTAGATATTATTTGTTTACATGTTTAAaatgtaacgacccgaattttaccgttaccgaaaaagtgtattttcgggtctccgtttctgaaaaatggattcgtaaatatttattaaaaatatttacgaagtcaattgagtggttaattagactttaattaagtaaaattagcttaattaagagtaattagtggaaaggattaaattgaattaagtgtgaaagtttaattataaattaaagaaaagttaaagggACCAAATAGGTAAATATACCAAGTCCCATAAATGAGGCTGCAAATGtggataaaaatcttagatttttttcatgaatgtattatttaataagactatattattattatattgtaatttatattaatgatattataatattattttaacaattgtatggtaattataaatacatgtgtaataaattaaatacatatacTTGTAATACAACtaaataattacttaaaatataagaaattgttattaaatgatattattattatattatagtatattatattatatattatattatataaataagtaaagaaacataagaaacagaatgaaagcaaacgaaacagagaagaacaggggagaaagaaagaaaagaaagaaagaaagggagaaaagggaaaattaatgttttgaagctttaaagtttaattggtaagttaatttagccctttttacttaattttgatgttttagaagttttagaacaaagttttgatgaaattaagttgatattttgaaagttattagatttctagatattgtccatgttaaataaaatgatgaattaagggctaaattgatagaaattcaagttagaaatgatataaggattaaattgtaaagtgattcataagttttatgctttaaggactaaattgaaagaatttcgaaattatggttttatgatgaaaaatagataattatgtctaagtttggttaaaaattgagtagaaataaagtatgaattaagatagaaaagtaagtgaatttagttaggattaaattgaaattaaagtaaatcaacattttgtactaagactattttggacagcagcagtagtctaagtttgaaaagtcaccaaaaattgtagaaattgaattagaggattaataaaatattaaattaaagattattgagtttagtttcttatagaagaaacgatataagcaattgaattgtaaattataagatataatgaattttgtgagacaaggtcagaatgaattcgggttcccctgttctgactttggaaaatcaccaaaaattgaataaaaataattagaggcttaaagttatatgtttagaatccctaatgagtctattttcatgagaAATCAACGATAATGTTATccaagttctgtactgtgagataattaatttttagtgaagaagggacgaaactgtcagacagcagaataggggtgaatttaaagaataaactgtacttaatggctaaaccaaaaaattctgaaaattttattgtaggaagatttgtgagtctagtttcaggaaaaattagcggatcttaatttagaattctataactcaagatatgaattagtaatgtattaatgattataaattgtattaatttcgtagtcaatgttgtaccagaaatctcggctaagaaaggacaagacaaagtcaacgggagttagctcaaaaattacggtttgtatttctataatccgaacctaatacttaattgttgaatttatttcttaatatgtaTATTAAGTGTTTGAAgtaagaattattgtgttttgcaaatgaaatggattgatatagtatgtgatgaatttattaaatttatattgattgaattggcgtatatatatagatatatatatattgaatattgaatatatattgattatttgaattgaattgaaaattttaaatatgagatttgtgatatttggatatttgttattgaaaagtgaattgaattgaattgtattgaattatgaatttatgtgattaattaaaatgtgtattgattgaaaaaaattgaaagtgaattgaataccctattaacagtatcgggctgagtcggatatagttggcatgccataggattggaagtgttcagggattcttcgacctcgagtcgatgagacactgggtgtcactatatttcttcggatagattcgatgaggtactgggtaccaactttacttcggctaggctgatgagacactgggtgtcaaatattgcttcgaactatccgatgaggcactgggtgctatattggtgtgtttggttggatccgtgtatccgtcaaggtccgagtcttgttaataggggtaaataagtgaaaagataagtcgagtgaatttgattgattgagctattggaatgaaatgagaaattgaattgagaattgaaattgagatatgagattgaaaacatgaaccaaaaggttcatgaaatgagtgaagttcaaatggatgatgattgatgttagaatgaattaaaatggtatattgttaagaaataaagtgtgaaaacaagtgaattgtgaatatattgtatagaatttatacggtaggtaaatgaaaagaattgaacaaatatgttattgtgtttgttatatgacttgtatagaatttatatggtaagtaattgaaaatttatctataaaacaaataaatgaatacttataattgttattgtgattttaagtttaattgttatattattaagtgttcggattatagaaataccactgagtataccatactcagcgtacggtttgtttccgtgcgcaggtttagtaaagatagaacgttgaatcagcatcccagttcgatcccgaattcattaaggtaaagtgtgttaattattggtaatggcatgtacctaggatgttttataagagtcatttaggttgtagatgtactcatgaaatgagtaaattatggttggcaatggtatgtagtatgaattttgaaatttactaaaaattcgtagtgattctaaattagtcccgaattgaatttactgttcatgttggaccgcgagggcccattaaagggacgacatcttaaaactaggatgtgtgtaaatatttattttaattaatgaccgaaattggactgtactgactggtaatgtctcgtaaccctgttctgatGACAGTATAGGGTTAGGGGGCATTACATAAAACACGTGGAGTGGAGTAGGAATCCTAAattcgattaaaaaaattaacaatgttatAGTAAGTGACTTAAAttgttaaataattaaagttaaatgaTGGAAACTGACTatttgaaagttgaggttaaatttaatgatttataatgtattaaaagttaaaattttatagtagtagtgattaataataatttttttccttttctttaacTTGTTGGCATATGgaagaaatttatatattttttaatttttctatatattttaaaacttttaataactaaagcaaaaataaaaatgagtgAGGGCTCTATTGACAAAAGCGGTAAATATTGAGGGGTTAAATTTACTATtgtaactaatttttttaacaaagttaacaaaaagAAAAGTTACTTGAGGGACCAATTTTTAGCAAATAAAATTGTACAAGACTATCTTCAAATTTTAACTTTGGTATCATCTTGAAGCTAAGGATAGACAGGTTGGCTCTTTTCCTTGGATTCTCGGGGGAGATTTTAATGTTTCTCTTTCTCTTGAGGAGAGTTCTTGCTTTAATGGTTCTCAAGGTAGTACTTCTGACATGAGAGATTTCCAGGAATTTGTCCGCAGTATAGGTATTGTTGACCATGCTTTTGAAGGTCCCAGATATACCTGGTCTAATCATCAGAGTGATACTTTCATGGCAAGGAAACTTGATAGGGTGATGATCAATAGTCAATACCAATTGGTTGCAATATTTTCCTGGCTCTAAGCTTGAATTCCTCGCGCCTGGTTCATCTGCTTATTGTCCTTCTATTGTTTAGCTTGATCAGCCTGTCTACTCTCCTCTCAAACTCTTTAAGTTTTTCAACTTTTGGGTTAAACATAAGGACTTCATGAATATTGTTGCTGAGTCTTGGGGTAAGGAAGTTCATGGTGATCCTAACCCTATGCTTAGGCTCTTCATTAAGCTAAAAAGACTTAAAGCTCCTTTGAGAGCCTTGAATGTTGCTGCTTTTGGTCAGATTCCTGAGAGGGTAAAGAAGAAGAGAGCTAAGTTAGAGGAGTTACAATTGATTGAACTTGCTGAGGGTTCTTCTTCGCATTCTTTTCAACTACTTTAGCTGCTTCATGGTGAGTTTAAAGCTTTGCAGGATGCTGAGGAGCAGTTTTACAGACAAAAGGCAAGGGTTCATTGGATTCGAGAGGGTGATCAATATACTAAATTTTTTCATAGGACTCTGGCTGTTAAAAGGAGCAAGGTTACCATCCGTGCTCTTGTTGAAGGTGATGGGAATCGATTATAAAGTCATTATCTTATTGTCAATTAGATTTCTAAGTTCTATCAGGGACTTCTTGGGGTTGTTGATATCAAGGTTGTCGGTTGGTCTTATCAGGTTCTTAGAGAACTGCTTCCTTGTTCTCTGTAAACTGCTGCTCAAGTTGACTTGGCCCGTCCTATCTCTAATGCTGAAATTAAGACTGCCCTTTTTGAGCAAGGAAATGATAAATCTCCTGGCACTGATGGGTACACTGCCTATTTTTTTAAAGCTGCTTGAAGCATTATTGGTGTTAATTTCCTTGCAGCAGCTCAGTTCCATCTCTCAGTTATTGCCTGCCTTTAATGCTACTACAATCACTTTTGTCCCTATATGCGAACATCCTAAGCATGTTAAAGAGTTCAGGCCTATTGCTTGCTATACTACTGTTTATAAAAAGTTTTGGTGAACAGGATTACTCTTTATTTGCTTGGTCTTATTTTAAAAAGCCAGAGTGCTTTCATCAAGGGGAGGAACATTAATGATAAATATCCTGCTGGCCTATGAACTGATGAGAGGCTACAATAGGAAGCAAATCTCTCCTTAGATGTCCCCTTAAGGTTGATTTGCAGAAGGCCTTTGACTCAGTTAACTGGGAATCTCTTCCTCCGTGCTTAGGGCTTTAAATTTTCTTGATGCTTTGATTGGATGGATTGCAGCTTGTGTTACTTCTCCTAATTCCTCTATTTCTATAAATGGTGGTCTGGTTGGATTGTTCAAAGGTGCAAAGGGACTGAGACAAGGGGATCCTCTCTCACCCTATTTGTTTGCCATTGTAATGAATGTTCTCTCTCGGTTGCTAGAGATTGCGGCAAATCGTGATTGATGTCTTTAATTTTCACCTTAAATGCCACAAAATCCAGCTCACTCATTTATCATTTGCGGATGACCTCCTTATCTTTGCGAAGGGTAATTCTGATTCAGTGGTTGGTATATGGTGCTTATTGTAGTTCTACTTGTTTTCAGGCTTGCAACTAAATACTTCAGAGAGTGAATTATTTGCTGCTGAAGTCTTAGAAGATGAGTTGGATTCTATGATTTCAGATCACTGGGTTCAAGGTAGCAGGTTACTGGTTCGATATCTTGGACTTCCTCCTGTTGCTAGGAAGCTTTCTATTCCTGATTGCAAGGCTTTGATTGAGAAGATTGTTGCCAAAATCAATCATTGGTCTTGCAGTTATGTAATAATATCAGTCGAGCGATTGGTACGTGGCAGCAAGAGTTGAATTGGGTTGTTACTTTTCGCAAAGTCAAGTCCCTATTGTTTGCATTTAGAAGCTGACATGGAATGCTGATATCCGTGCTATTTGGTGTGAAAGGAATGGAAGGGTTTTTGGGAAGGCACATACCACTGCTCTGTTTATTTGTTCTTATGTAAAGAGTTTTGCTGCTTCTTGGGCAATAAAATTacaactattaaaaaaaaaaaactggaaATGTATGATGCAATTAACTATGTTTATTATTTACTAATGCACATATTTAACTGTTATATGTTCCTGACTAGAACATGTTATATGATGCAATTAACTATGTTTATTATTTACTAATGCACATATTTAACTGTTATATGTTCCTGACTAGaacatgttataatattttttgcACATATTTAACTGTTATATGTTCCTGACTAGaacatgttataatatttttcgaaatcattttttttaaaaacgggaatcgattttattttaaaaatgaaaaagagaaaatgggagtcgccaccgatcctttttgatgaggtgtgatcgagtCACCTCGTAAAAgcagttgtttttaataaatgatttgatttatttaaacaacgatttcggtccgcgaaattcagaaaaacgggtttgggagtctgttacgcacgaggaaggattagcaccctcgtaacgcccaaaattggtacctagttgattaattagtgtccgagtgtcgaaaatttgaaaacttgaaagactttaaaatacaatccctcttTTTATAAAAACACTCGAATGTTAAAGACCTTTTCGTCTCGAAATAATAAAATGTcacgtccagtaagttaggacacgatatctcgaactttgagaatgagcttgcctttatttaaaattcatgtattttaactttttaaaaagatGTTCGGTTATTTAGGGTAAATGAGAAAAGTCGAAACCTAATAAGTTAGGGTACGTTTTCTTGAATTTCTAAATACCGAATATTATCTTTATTTGCAAAAATTCTTATCTCAatgtaacaaaatgtcatatccagtaagttaagaTACAGCATCTCATATTTCCGTGAGTAACAATCTTATTCAAAACTCATATTACAAATTAAAAGAATATTCCgtaatttaggttaaatgagaaaaatcgaaactcagtaagttaaggcacgatttcctcgaatttctaaatatggaatattacttttatgaaagagtTATTTTAATGTATCAAGTAAAAATATGACGTGATTTATAGTGACATATAAAAGCAAATTATGGTACTAATACGTTTAATAATGTAATTATAGGTGCGACAGT
The sequence above is drawn from the Gossypium hirsutum isolate 1008001.06 chromosome A05, Gossypium_hirsutum_v2.1, whole genome shotgun sequence genome and encodes:
- the LOC107942002 gene encoding probable E3 ubiquitin-protein ligase ARI8, with the translated sequence MAASDSDDVNLAYDDTADDYFYLDDTDDDLHPPQASDSLDDDQLQGSDSHNDDDDDLLQNSDWHDDGDHDCDDNDDGDENALEEDEHDSPISGQNYSVLTEADIRHRIKDNIAEVSSVLSISKNEASSLLLHYNWSVNNIFDSWFADEKAAREKAGLFLEPLIGSPDHDSSICVICFEDYPCDGTKSTSCGHRYCNDCWSSYIKTAIADGPQSLLLTCPHPSCRAAVGEDMVGLFASEKEKNKYSSYIVMSYIESKKMIKWCPGPGCENAIDFVAGSENLDVSCLCSHSFCWNCTQDAHRPVDCETVTKWMSKNSSESENVNYILAFTKPCPKCKRPIEKNMGCSHMTCRAPCLYEFCWLCLGDWKNHGTCNRFKGNPEEEKREKAKQYVMKYTHYFERWATNQNSMKKGAAELQKVQTEQIEVLSRIQAQPLAQISFVTEAWKQIIECRRVLAWTYAYGFYLPEECEAKRNLFEYLQGQAESGLERLHDCAEKELLPYLKDEISVEGFIEFRKKLTLLTRVTRNYFDNLVAALQNGLSDVNTGSSSVSKKRKSNWAAAAVNAAPVLDTNINDNSATAPAAAASAMEPWACAYCSYENQSSATNCAMCGRGSWTCDVCTYANSRTSATCAMCTDAPGP
- the LOC107942005 gene encoding uncharacterized protein, whose product is MSEGSIDKSAKDRQVGSFPWILGGDFNVSLSLEESSCFNGSQGSTSDMRDFQEFVRSIGIVDHAFEGPRYTWSNHQSDTFMARKLDRLDQPVYSPLKLFKFFNFWVKHKDFMNIVAESWGKEVHGDPNPMLRLFIKLKRLKAPLRALNVAAFGQIPERLLHGEFKALQDAEEQFYRQKARVHWIREGDQYTKFFHRTLAVKRSKVTIRALVEVDLARPISNAEIKTALFEQGNDKSPGTDGALNFLDALIGWIAACVTSPNSSISINGGLVGLFKGAKGLRQGDPLSPYLFAIVMNVLSRLLEIAANRLQLNTSESELFAAEVLEDELDSMISDHWVQGSRLLVRYLGLPPVARKLSIPDCKALIEKIVAKINHWSCSYVIISVERLVRGSKS